One stretch of Candidatus Eremiobacteraceae bacterium DNA includes these proteins:
- a CDS encoding sulfite oxidase-like oxidoreductase, translating to MSQPSPNDDLAVRLPPGQYAARDFPVLHVGSVPPFDPKKWRFTVSGEVERPQVFTWEYFMSLPTKIVRTDIHCVTRWTKFDTTWEGVPFAEIAKLAGVKPAAKFVVTSGANGYSANVPLSVALDDDVLFAYTYEGKPLEPIHGGPLRMFVPKRYFWKSTKWCTGVEFSAVDQPGFWEVRGYHNNGDPWKEERYW from the coding sequence ATGTCTCAACCGTCTCCGAACGATGATCTCGCCGTCCGGCTGCCGCCCGGCCAATATGCCGCACGCGATTTTCCGGTCTTGCACGTCGGTTCGGTTCCACCGTTCGACCCGAAGAAGTGGCGGTTCACCGTGAGCGGTGAAGTCGAGCGGCCGCAGGTGTTCACGTGGGAATACTTCATGTCGCTGCCGACCAAAATCGTACGGACCGACATCCATTGCGTGACGCGCTGGACCAAGTTCGACACGACGTGGGAGGGCGTTCCCTTCGCCGAGATCGCAAAGCTCGCCGGCGTCAAACCCGCCGCGAAGTTCGTCGTGACGAGTGGGGCGAACGGTTACTCGGCAAACGTGCCGCTGAGCGTCGCGCTAGACGACGACGTCCTGTTCGCGTACACGTACGAGGGCAAACCGCTCGAACCGATCCACGGCGGTCCGCTGCGGATGTTCGTGCCGAAGCGTTATTTTTGGAAGAGCACGAAGTGGTGCACGGGCGTCGAATTCAGCGCCGTGGATCAGCCGGGCTTTTGGGAAGTCCGAGGATATCACAACAACGGCGACCCTTGGAAAGAGGAACGCTACTGGTAA
- a CDS encoding amidohydrolase family protein, with product MSAKRTIVNVRAMLDGTGSAARTGVAIVIENGRIAAIERAHKSRAATDETHVIDGGALTAVPGLINMHAHLDSMCGPDFAIAARLATEAASALAAAHNAWRTVRSGVTTVRDLGNPFGVAIALRDAIERGHLRGPRVLAAGKIVCMTGGHCWYIGLESDGPHEMRKAVRENLKAGADCIKVIATGGVLSPGVEVGHAQLDIDELSVAVNEAHRAGRRVAAHAIGAAGVKNALRAGVDTIEHGCYLDAESIALFQSGGATYVPTLSAPYWLRKHVDELPAYAARKTNEVYDAHRESFAAALKAGVRIAAGTDAGTPFNNHDMFAHELVLMTELGMSPEDALLSATSRAATALGLDGECGTLAPGLSADIALVDGDPRTDVSALGRIRMVFARGRCISPANHDA from the coding sequence ATGAGCGCGAAACGGACGATCGTCAACGTGCGCGCGATGCTCGACGGCACGGGCTCAGCGGCGCGCACCGGCGTGGCCATCGTGATCGAGAACGGACGCATCGCCGCGATCGAGCGCGCACATAAGAGCCGTGCTGCCACGGACGAGACGCACGTCATCGACGGCGGCGCGCTCACGGCCGTCCCCGGCTTGATCAACATGCACGCCCATCTCGACTCCATGTGCGGACCCGACTTCGCCATCGCGGCCCGGCTGGCCACGGAGGCTGCAAGCGCGCTCGCAGCGGCGCACAACGCGTGGCGGACGGTGCGCTCCGGCGTGACCACAGTGCGCGACCTCGGCAATCCGTTCGGCGTGGCGATCGCGCTGCGAGACGCGATAGAACGCGGACACCTTCGCGGGCCGCGTGTGCTCGCGGCCGGCAAGATCGTCTGCATGACCGGCGGTCACTGCTGGTACATCGGTCTTGAATCTGACGGACCGCATGAGATGCGCAAGGCTGTTCGGGAAAATCTCAAAGCCGGAGCGGATTGCATCAAGGTGATCGCGACCGGCGGCGTGCTCTCTCCCGGCGTTGAAGTCGGCCACGCCCAGCTCGACATCGACGAGCTCAGCGTCGCGGTCAACGAGGCTCATCGCGCCGGACGGCGAGTGGCAGCGCACGCGATCGGCGCCGCAGGCGTCAAAAACGCGCTCCGTGCGGGCGTGGACACGATCGAGCATGGATGTTATCTCGACGCTGAATCGATCGCACTGTTCCAAAGCGGTGGTGCGACGTACGTCCCTACGCTGTCCGCGCCGTACTGGCTTCGCAAACACGTGGACGAGCTGCCCGCGTACGCCGCACGAAAGACGAACGAAGTGTACGACGCCCATCGCGAGAGCTTCGCCGCTGCGCTCAAAGCCGGGGTGCGGATCGCCGCCGGCACCGACGCAGGCACGCCGTTCAACAACCACGACATGTTCGCGCACGAATTGGTGTTGATGACGGAGCTGGGCATGAGCCCTGAAGACGCGCTCTTGTCCGCGACGTCGCGCGCCGCCACAGCGCTCGGGTTAGACGGCGAATGCGGCACGCTTGCGCCCGGTTTATCGGCGGACATCGCGCTCGTCGACGGCGATCCGCGAACCGACGTGAGTGCGCTCGGCCGAATCCGCATGGTCTTCGCGCGAGGCCGCTGCATCTCGCCTGCGAACCACGATGCCTGA